A region of the Phaseolus vulgaris cultivar G19833 chromosome 11, P. vulgaris v2.0, whole genome shotgun sequence genome:
gtcaccatcctctgagtggcgtgatcatccaactattcctccatcttcatgagctttctcttctccttccttccttctctttttatgttcatgtcttagcttgtgttcttgcctttttttggttcggctttttcaattttcagctggctgttcttcttttgtttgattttggttcggtgcttttAAGTTTCCAGCATTTCTATTCGGTAATCTTGCCTTTTGttccattttaatcggttcaatttgacaatacatggaacttccatatgagtttgggttttggtactagtcttggcgagttcttgttcatagaaccttgatccaattctatgataaagtgcctatctcatatccaactcaagatgattcctaagaatgtcaagaatcattcaaattgtgttattggaatcatatcaagtATGGTGAAAGTGGTGTGGGATGATAGATCTGGTGATTACACTTGGGAATAAGAAGAATCCATTAGGGAAacctatccctatctcttttcTGGTAAGTCAATTTTTGGGGACGAAAATTTTTTTTGTTGGGGACAATGTAAGGATCCAGAAAATTActttagagtagaagtggtatatttAAAATGACTCctgaataattttaaatgaaaagggcatataaatagaaattcaattattcaggtttcattttaaaaagaaccaccatctctctagaaaGTTATTTTCCTTTCCTATCCCTTCTCTCTACAATTCTGACTTCCTCGTTCATCTGTTCGACGATCAGAGTCCACCATCAGACTCCTGTAGTGAgtactacaagactgcccgatcagaatctctgatagagtaagttcatttttgctcttctctttgagtcaaatttggAACTTGTTAGGTTGTTTTTGTCCTTGCTTGCATGTGACCCTTTTAGCTTCagggttaatctctgttagctcagggttctagtgatatagttagattttttattatgacTCTGTGATACAGGTTAAGTTACCTTTGGGTTCTTGGTGGTTTTGGAGCTCTTAAtttttcaggtaagggaagctagcctTAATTTCCAATAGAACACTAGGCTAGAAGATTTGAAGGTGAAATTGGATATAGGGTTGCTGTTATACAAATATAATGTTTTTGAGTATTGGTTGTTTGATGTTGATTAGAGTAATTTTTGCTATAGCAGGGCCTTTGTTAatttgggtgctctctggtgtgatttcgatcaacctaaaatattttcgttcaaaccaaaatttctgggtgctctctgatgtgatttcgatcaacctaaaatattttcgttcaaaccaaaatttctgggtgctctctggtgtgatttcgatcaacctaaaatatttttgttcaaaccaaaattcctgggtgctctctggtgtgatttcgatcaacctaaaatattttcgttcaaaccaaaatttctgggtgctctctggtgtgattttgatcaacctaaaatattttcgttcaaaccaaaatttctgggtgctctctggtgtgatttcgatcaacctaaaatatttccATTCAAACCAAAATTTCTGGGTTCTCTCTGATGtgatttcgatcaacctaaaatattttcgttcaatccaaaattttgtatacatatatgaatattgctatttttattattttagcataGTTTATATTAAGATTACTAttgttaaataactttttggatatatttggattgttagaaagtttaaattatatattatgattgaatggtgtattgatgtgttaaatgaagTGTGCAATGATTTGAAAGTGttatcaagacatagtattttcaggaaaggaaataccgtgtCGAGATTGttgttagggtgtattgatctGTCAGGCCCGTAATGAGACATCCtaactctactgatataatggaatcacatagatgaagttattcagttggtgagagtcgatggaggttcatatgactttgtCTGGGGTTTGAAATATAATCTCGTCTTTCAGGTCATGtgaatttaccctgtcatacgagatgatgagatatttaGATGTTTATGCGCATGGTTGTGTGGATTCACAAcaagtagtatgacaggtgcaggtcacaggattctaatttcaatacacgagtcttctggaagtagagtcaagtgtctacgTTATATGAGTCACTGgaagtctgacatgtgaaagatgaataTAGAATTTGTatgacacttgatgatttgagaatttgtatgagacttatgatttatgttttattaatttcaaagtgaaattttatagaattttgttttatatggcTAGCTTACCCTTTTATTTGGTTGTGTTGTTTCTCTAACtatgatgatcgtgtatttacatgggagcagatgagattgcaggtaatagagctccttAGTGAGCAGCAGAAGGATTAGATAGATGTAAATTGAAtgttttgctttgttttgtttttaaactttttggatgtatatattaaatccctatgaagagggatatattttgagatacaaatatgagaaaacaatatatgtttatatgttaattagatattgcacgcataatatttttattttttttaaaaatgagtaAAATTAGGGATGTTCCCGTGTACATAGTATAGTCattgcagttcaaacacaacacaaaaaacaagggtaagcttgtgaaaataaaattttataatatacgcaattaaattaaaagagaaaatcaaattgcatggtcaatttctcaattattcaatcttcttcaaattccaacataaaacaatcacatagatctcacatggatctacacatctttaatattcaacaaacaacgtcttccagaagacccgtattaagtaagtcctaccagagactagcACCTGATCCGAAGATTACTAgttcagggtaagttcaatacaacccaagtcgtgcatctcatatgtcacggtgtgcatgaagtccctcatcagcttctcaccacctgatatcttagtctatgtgacttagatcatcagtgaagcttggagatctttgttaccacataggcatcaatacttaatacacaacaaatatcagtccatacattatcccaaatgtatgaatttaaTTCCACACCATTTCATCATCCAATATCATTCCAAACACGATCCACAACATTTAAAAgcttaattaacataaaaaaacaacacttaaatattaaaccagcaaaatctaatatttttatacattttaaataatatataaacaaacaacacaatatatcCATACatgagaaattgaatattgggaccacgtcccttccacaTTCAGATCTTATATCCTAGGGtgttattagaaaataaatttcacTTCCCTTGGCTTAATTGCTTGCTTTTCAAGCAACCTCTAGAATTTTATTCTCCAgagtctggataagcttcaagatttactggcctaatgcaagttatccaaacagaataaaaattcagtatatagtagaataagttgagaggattaaacttctcaactgaccccaccatgattgatgactaaatcctaaggaaaaacagagaacaaatgatctttagagcaaaaatgaacttactctgtttaaaaatctgatcgggtagaaatgttttGTAACTCCTGAACTACAGCGTGGTAtcatcagattctaaaatatatGAGGTATGGAGTGAGGAATTAAGAGAGAAGATAGAAGGGAGAGATGGAGAAAGAAATaagaaggagaaaaagaagATTGTGGTGCAGTGGGGCTTCTCTGCTTTTGTACCACACTGTTAGattatctccaactacaaaaaattttgtcctcgaaaatgaacttaccaagAAAGAGATTAGGGTATCATGCTTGTATctcctcttcaatttcccaagtAGAATCTACAGAGAAGGgatcccacaatactttcaccatgggaatacttctttcccgaagttgtttcacttgtgaatctaaaattctGATTGGCTTCACTTCAAATGACAGATTTTCTTTCACTTGGATGGAATCAGACTCTAGAATGTGGCTGGGATCAGGTAAACATTTTCATAGCTGggatacatggaaaatattgtgaatgttagctaaaggaggaggcaaagcaatttcataagccacagggcctattctcctgagaatttgataaggtcctatgaacttaggagtcaatttctGGGATTTGAGTGCTCTTCCAACACCAGTGAACGGTGTAACTCTCAAAAAGACATGATTACCTGTagagaattctaaaggtcttATTCTTTGATCCGCATATGATTTTTAACTGCTAagagatgttttcaatctttcttgaatcattttaactttctcattggtttgttgtattgattctggtccaattaacacactcTCACCATCCTGAAACCAACACAGAGGTGTCCTACACTTTCTTCCATATAATGCCTCGAAAGGAGCCATTCCTATGCCATCTTGGTAACtgttattgtaagtgaactctaccaaaggtagaatttcatcccaactgcccaaatgatctaacacacaagtcctaagAAAATCCTCTAAGGACTGGATAGTTCTCTCTGATTGTCCATCATTCTGAGGATGATATGTTGAACTAAGTCTGAATTTAGTccccaaagcttcttgaagtgtttgccaGAATCTGGAGGTGAATCTAGGATCTCTATCTAAAACTATGTTGGAGGGTACACCATGTAATATGACTATTTCATTTATGGTagttcgaggtgtcttcagggtctcctgaatcactgtcctctgcctatcccccttgcccgaactggcgagctttgcaagcaagtctgctcgggcattttgttctCTGGGTACGTGGACTAACTCGAACACCTCAAACGTTTCCTTCAGAACTTGGATGTACTCTAGGTATGCAGCCATTTGAGGATCCTTAGCTTGGTATTCCCCTGTGACCTGACCTGTGACTAACAAAGAATCACTCCTTGCCAGCAAACCttttgctcccatctccttggccagcagcaTTCCAGCGATTAgagcctcatattctgcttggttgttactggccttgaaagcgaaccgaagggcctgctcaatcagcaacccatctggtccttccaagatgacaccaGCCTCGCTgccttgttggtttgaggaaccatcCACAGAGAGCACCCATCTTAAACCTGCTCCTTCTTGGTGCGTGGCTGCCGAGGAAAGCTCTACTACGAAGTCAGCGTAAACCTGGCCTTTAATGGAGCCTCTAGGCATAATACTGTACGTCAAACTCATATAGCTCTACTGCCCATCGTACCATTCTCCCTACCACATATGGCTTTTGTAAGACCTTGCGAATTGGAAGGTTTGTCATTACTATCACGGTGAAGCTTTGGAAGTAGTAGCGAAGTCTTCGCGCTGAGAATACTACTGTCAGAGCTGCTTTCTCTAGggcctggtatctcacctcTGGCCCTTGTAGTATTTTGCTGACGAAGTAGATCGGCTTTTGCACCTGGTCTTGTTCTTACAGCAGAATTGAACTAATCGCCTTCTCCGTGACTGCGAAGTATAGGCGGAGCGGGGTACCTAATTTTGGCTTGCACAACACCGGTAGACTGACTAGGTACTCCTTCATCTTCACAAACGCCTATTCGCACTCCCGGGTCCATACAAACCTAGTGTTTCTTTTCAGACACTGGAAATAAGGATGCCCCTTGTCGCCACCTGCCGATACGAATCTAGACAGAGCGGCCATGCGCCCTGTCAGCtcttgcacctcctttaccgggATCGGGCTTCTCATTGCTATTATCACAacgcacttctcgggattcgcCACTATCCCACACTCAGTGAGTAGGAACCCCGAGAACTTGCCTGTTTCGaccccgaacacacacttctctgggttcagcttcagcctgtacttcaCTATCGTGGTGAACAGCTCTTCTAGGTCTGCCACGTGCTGCTCCTTTTGTTGGGAGGTGACCAatatgtcatctacatatgcttGGACATTTCGCCCTAACATGGGCGCTAGTACTCTGTCCATCAACCTCTAGTAGGTGGCACCTGCGTTCTTCTGTCCAaagggcattaccttgtagcaataacatgaCAACTCTGTCATAAATGCTATCTTGCACTCGTCTCTATGGtgcatcatgatctggttgtaaccagagaaagcatccaggaagctgagtaATTTGCATCCAGACGCGCTGTCTACCAAGGCATTAACACTGGGCAACGGGTAGAAGTCTTTCGGACAGGCCTTGTTGagatccgtgaagtcaacgcacatcctccacttcccgctGACCTTCTTTACTAACACCAAAttggccagccattcagggtactgaatctccctaatgtggccagcctTCAACAACTTCTTCGTCTCGTCGCGTATGACCTGacgcctttcttcattgaattttcacCTTCTCTGGCGAACAGGTCGGACCTGGGGGTCCATGATGAGACGATGACACAAGAAGTTAGGGTCTATGCCAAGCATGTCAGAGGCAGACCACGCGAAAGCGTTAAGGTGTCGAGCTATGACCTCGACAACCTGATCCTGTGACTCTTGGCTCAAAGATTTGCCAAGCTTAAACCTCTTCCCACCGATCTCTCTTTCTACTACGTCTTCGACGGGTTCGGGTCGTTTCTCCCGGGCAATCTCTGCACGGGTGATCCCTTCTTCCCTTGGAGGCTGGGTAGTAACAACGAACacccctctctttgtcttgaggctattttcgtaGCACTTCTTAGCCTTTTTTTGGTgagacttgatggtgatcaccgtACCCTCAAGGgaaggcagcttcatcttcatatgcctcgtgGAGGCAACTACTCTAATCCTGTTTAAAGCAGGTCTACCTAACAGTATATTGTAGGCTGACGGAGCATTAACGGCGAGATACCTGATGCTGGTAGTGCGTGAAGTCGTGCCAtctgtgaaggtcgtcctcagctctaTATGCCCACGCACCTGCACCTGGTctccagcgaaaccatacaaacatccgGTATAAGGCCTCAACTGGTATGGGGATAGCTGTAACTTGTTGAAGGTCAACCAAAATATCACATCagccgaacttccttgatccACGAGGACgcggtgcaccttccttcctatTGTGACTAGCGAAATCACTATCGAGTCATTGTCATGGGGTATGACATCTAGGAGGTCGCccttggtgaagacaaggtcgaCGTCACGAGTCAGATCTACCTGTTGCACCTTCACCGCCATTACCtctcgcgcgtacttcttcacTGGGAGGCGGTGCACCCTCCTCCTGAAAATCCTCTTGAGATCGTGTTGATCTCCccgtgaatgggcacctcgtgcccctgatctaCCCCTGCAGTTATCAATGCTTGATCGTTTTGTGGCTCTTGAAGATAATCCTTTAAGAACCCGCTCTTCACTAGCTCATCTAATTGGTGTGCCAAGGCCAAGCAATTGCGTATGTAGTGGCCATttgcttggtgaaactcacaccaagcgTTCTTGTTGGGTCCCATCTTCCTATCGGTCTTTGCGGGCACCTTCAGCCTCGTCGTTATGTTTGGGATAGAGATTAGCTCCTTGAGCTCTCGAAAATTATGCTTCGGGGGCGGGTCCCTTCGTGTGTGCGTCCCTGCCTGGGACCGTTCATAGGGCTTTTCCATTCCCTTTCTCTCTATGGTCACCTCGTGCACCCTCATGAGATGAGTTTGACCTGCTCCTCGAGGTCGGATATGACTGACAAGACCTTGTTTATCCGTTACTCGATCATCTGCAGCGATGTGTGCCAACGGTCGTCGTCTGATCTCGGTGAACGTCTTTGGGTAGAACCTTAGCAGCGATTCGCTGAAAGGTCCTGGCAACATTCCCTTGACAAAGGCATGCACCTCATCCGTGGGTTTCAACCTCACCACCTGGACTCCAAATCTGTTCAAGTAGTCCTTCATGGACTCCCCCTGATACTGTTTAATGTCGAAGACATCATAGGACATCCCTGAACGACGTAGCAAACTGGTCGAAGGTGGTGATGTGTCTGTCGGGAAGGCTAACGAACTATTCCAACGTCGCACCTGCCAACATAATCATGAGAAACTTGTAGTACACGACGCTAGATCCTCCTGTaagcatcatctgagtgtggaaCACCGTGAGATGGGCCTTTGGGTCCTCTACCCCTGTGAAGGTGACCTTCGGGCCCAAAGATGTGGTTGGTAACGCTGTATCCATGATCGCTTGTGAGAACGACATGGGACGTGCCCTAAGTGGTATAGGTGGGGCACGTTCGTCCACCGCGAGCTCCCCTACTTGCTGCAAATCCCGAAGCAGTTCCTAATTGGCCCTACGCAGTTCTTCGTTGTCCGCTTGTGATGGGGCAATTTCAACCCTAGATGCTGCCACCTCTGCTTGGAGAGCACGCATAGTCTCCAAGATTTGTTGCGTGGTAACATTGTCCCCAACAGGGGGCACAACTCCTATAGGTACAACAGTTCCTTGCCTCATACTCCTCATATCGCTGGTAAAGACTCTTAACACGATTGTGAGTGGGACCTTTCTTTaacgagccccacggtgggcaccaaatATTCCTGCCGGTTGGCTCGCTCTGCCGGTTAATTTCAACGGCAGCCTTTAGCCCTTCTATCTCCGCCAGAGAATGATGTTTCCTGCTCAAGaaatctctcacctgcaaagacaaaggggcgccttgACGGCCGTTTgaactccgacactcaagtcagtataaGGGCAATGAAACatcaagtgtataaagtagtttcggTCTCATACACTCTGTACCTGACTAGggttcttggcaccctttatataggttgaaactagggtttacctttctGTTGTTACCCTTGTCTAGAGTTTCATGGAgaatgtccttgcgccgctatttacataatcttagcgtatctgacacatagaacttcccttaactggaatGCAACGAATAATAGAGTGgccgcttgggtaccaacttgtgctcCTAATCTTAGAGGAACAGAaagagtttataaaaacaatttttccaagatttgaaagggctttggatcattcttaagtgtgtggaataggattgggttgtaattctgaactttaagctttgtaatacccaggtgtattctattcccttcttccttgattactatatttctgtattggtgttgccaaggagtgttgtgtgttcttgagaggttcaagatcaacactattagtgtggtttgccaaaggtagtgtgtttcttgagaggttcaaggtcactactttggtgtgtggtgtttgtaatctggttttgattgcatagtggaatacccagtggtttctggggactggatgtagctcttggtgtaagagtgaaccagtataaatttcttgtgtgcttatctcttacccttaactctttaaattctgtttttaagctGTTTATGTtctaactggtataaacaaccgattgtttttctgatatcatcttaaaacagtttcggttctttgtttccttgattcttttctctgtaattcagcgttgaatttcattataccttcaaagtttgcgaaaatccctctttaaaccattcaaccCCGGctccctctagtttaaagccatacattctaacaattggtatcaaagcttggttcttgaaagatattcaagtttgatcctaaatcttttttctatggctgaaaaattaccttttggggagggtgcctcaataaacaggccacctttattttatggtttgaactatcaattatggaaggttagaatgaaattctatgttgaatctatagatagaaaaatctggaatgttattacaaatagctatctcatgcctatatctgaaaatTTTTCTTCCgaaagagaacatcttgattatgtagctatgaacatcattgtatctacacttgattctaatgaattgctcaagaTTTCAAAATGTagttctgccaaagaaatgtggaatacccttgaagagtatcacaagaatccaaggagtgccttGATGGACAACGAAGAATCTTCTGTTGAATCTTTCTTTTCAGAATCCAGAAAGGAGGTTTGTcttatgacaaaagaagaatCTGGATCAAGTCAagcaaaaaggaaaagaaagcaaaataaaaaaagaagtcaatatgtgtttgatggccaaagaagaagatgatgcaagtaatgtaagttcttgtacttctctaaatgctgaaaattatagtcaacttcttcaagcctttaatgaaactcatgaggaagctaatagattggccCTTTTAAATAAACGGTTGAAAGATTTGAACAACTCattggaaaatagagtcaagatcTTGGAAGAATAgttgaacaattcaaaaactgattttgaaaatttggaaatgatttacgaAAACTCTTCTTGTAAATGTGTTGATTcaagtttttgtgaaaattgtgaatctcttcaaaagaaggttcactatcttttaaaaaccatggacaagttttccaaaggccaatccaatcttgaaactgttcttgcttctcaaaaatgtgtttttggcaaggctgggttagggtttaatccaaacagcaagaacaaatttgtttcaaaacccttttcaagtttctttgaaaaacaacctattgttttatcgaaacaaccggttgaaatttatcattactgcatgaaaaggggctacactattagattctgcatagtaagaaggttttttgttcctaaaggtattttgaaatgggttcctaaggtttctaaggttcctactaacatcattggacccaaattcataaggggactaaatcttgcttcttaatcctctcttgtaggtatccttggcagccaagaatcaTCTTTGGGCTTGAAGTATGATTATCAAAGGGAAAAGTGACAAGAGTAAAGTCAATCTTTGTACCTACACTTTTCAACTGTATATGTCTTGCAGAGTTCTTTGAATGTTAAGAGACATCCTTGGCACATGCATAATGTTGATCAAAAGAAACTTCAAAGAGAGTATGTGTGCTctcatttctcaatttatgtaaaTGTGCCTTGTGATcatatgaacatctcaaagtcttctttttgagtaaatctattggggttctctgtgcaaaggtatgaacaaattgcatactgcattttcatcaattttaaaggtaaattttggttatgaaaaatgtttttcttgctgtctcagaaaaacaaccgattgttttcacgaaacaaccgattgttttacccctggcacatttgaataaagctgttatgatttcttatgcatgattacaaatgtttattttctttcataactCATTAGgagtcaaatatgcattctttgtgcctctgaattagatcataaagagatatattctttatcttccttgaaattcaaagctttttatgaataacaaccacattggtggtcatggggttgatgaatatttgtgaatgtatcTTTGGATTATCTGGAAGGTTTGCTCTTAACAGAAGAGAGAATGCGTCTACCAAATCCAACTCTTgagcaatcatttgaccaacttgaattgctggatgaagaaaagatagggCGAGAAATTGTGGTCTCCTTGCTTAAATTTCTTGGAGTCTATGGTACTTTGATTTTGCTGTTGTCATAGTTCTGATACACCATAGATTTTGTTGTAATtctgatatggtatcaaagaTTTGTTGCTGCAACGGTGTTGCTACACATACTGGTTTTCTGGTTTATTATGTTGCTACTATATGCGGGGTTTTCAATGCTGGAAATTCTGTTGTTTGTATCCCTTCTTTCGTtctatttgagaagacaaatagggg
Encoded here:
- the LOC137838697 gene encoding uncharacterized protein, with product MAVKVQQVDLTRDVDLVFTKGDLLDVIPHDNDSIVISLVTIGRKVHRVLVDQGSSADVIFWLTFNKLQLSPYQLRPYTGCLYGFAGDQVQVRGHIELRTTFTDGTTSRTTSIRYLAVNAPSAYNILLGRPALNRIRVVASTRHMKMKLPSLEGTVITIKSHQKKAKKCYENSLKTKRGVFVVTTQPPREEGITRAEIAREKRPEPVEDVVEREIGGKRFKLGKSLSQESQDQVVEVIARHLNAFAWSASDMLGIDPNFLCHRLIMDPQVRPVRQRR